One Lytechinus variegatus isolate NC3 chromosome 14, Lvar_3.0, whole genome shotgun sequence genomic region harbors:
- the LOC121428146 gene encoding uncharacterized protein LOC121428146: MASTSSCEEIASDQAGDLSSLILKGKVDEDVLKDYAKHGQIDSPDKEGKTPLMIACLHGLTDTVKSLLAHGADPNSKNVKDGNTPLHYACMVVEPLEEDSLSGSYYSPSKWMTAKLAITVLLVSHEAETVQDNQDGWIPVYVATLYQLIDVVDFLLSKDVALEVKIKATEILGVSQTTLNDHAREGFHSFLQALSFRQEARGLLETSSDISELETCFSKVSLKEFHSQEEMKSVEGSEFAITGHAFLLGERLFPDHLKRKYLYSSLARFASDLMTGVEKMCNEGFEILSYIVGLEQRSELKFGSVAFYLAENSHSIVLEDEEATLEFRQCVRQLLHSYESILHGVPVDTLVDDSKTFIESFGEILFNDAFYCSDVEFLKSLLQVVENSLRVIHDRILKEDPDKYPKVPSVSFKIMELLAEAYVDNVYCGMGSRSLVRVKFVIFKLLFFDNASYKDTSGCTVLHLVAYCVQTARDLDDLMELARVFIRHGCLVDAVNNKGETLRSILEEYEMNDYAIDSEFMELVSTPRTVLRLEELAIRTVLWHHINFRDKIPPSLCEMIEEGVKDSDLERCSDDSEKGSEDDSMAESKDREDESENDDEGDDEDERDVDDEDERDVDDEDERDVDDKDERDVDDEDERDVDDEDERDVDDKDERYVDDEDERYVDDEDERDVDDKDERYVDDEDERYVDDEDERDVDDKDERYVDDEDERYVDDEDERYVDDEDERYVDDEDERDVDDEDESDDDDSEDN, encoded by the coding sequence ATGGCTTCTACTTCAAGCTGTGAGGAAATTGCTTCAGATCAAGCAGGTGACCTATCTTCTTTGATATTGAAAGGAAAAGTGGATGAGGATGTTTTGAAGGATTATGCAAAACATGGTCAAATTGATTCGCCAGACAAAGAGGGTAAAACCCCACTGATGATAGCATGCTTGCATGGTCTTACAGATACTGTAAAGTCCTTATTAGCTCATGGGGCTGACCCAAACTCCAAAAATGTTAAAGATGGCAATACCCCATTGCATTATGCATGCATGGTGGTTGAACCTTTAGAAGAGGATTCTCTATCTGGAAGTTATTACAGTCCATCAAAGTGGATGACAGCCAAGCTTGCAATCACAGTGCTGCTTGTAAGTCATGAAGCAGAAACTGTTCAGGACAATCAGGATGGCTGGATCCCCGTTTATGTTGCTACATTATATCAACTGATAGATGTTGTTGACTTCCTCTTATCAAAGGATGTAGCTTTAGAGGTGAAAAtcaaagctactgaaatacttgGAGTTTCACAGACGACTTTAAATGATCATGCACGAGAAGGATTCCACTCATTCTTGCAAGCTCTATCTTTTCGCCAAGAGGCAAGAGGTCTTCTAGAAACCTCATCAGATATCTCAGAATTGGAAACATGCTTCTCCAAAGTCTCCCTGAAAGAGTTTCACTCCcaagaagaaatgaaatcagTAGAGGGATCAGAATTTGCTATTACCGGCCATGCCTTTCTGCTCGGAGAGAGGCTATTCCCTGATCATCTGAAACGTAAATATCTCTACTCATCTCTTGCTAGATTTGCAAGTGACTTGATGACAGGTGTTGAAAAAATGTGTAATGAAGGGTTTGAGATATTGTCTTACATTGTAGGGTTAGAGCAAAGGAGTGAATTGAAGTTTGGGTCAGTAGCATTCTACCTGGCTGAAAACAGTCATTCAATCGTGTTAGAGGATGAAGAAGCGACTCTGGAATTTAGGCAGTGTGTAAGGCAATTGTTGCATTCATATGAATCTATCCTTCATGGTGTACCAGTAGACACTCTGGTAGACGATAGTAAAACCTTCATTGAAAGCTTTGGTGAAATACTGTTTAATGATGCATTCTATTGCTCAGACGTTGAATTCTTGAAATCCTTACTGCAAGTTGTAGAGAATTCTTTGAGAGTCATTCATGATAGAATCCTGAAGGAAGACCCAGATAAGTACCCCAAAGTGCCTTCAGTGTCCTTCAAGATCATGGAACTTCTTGCAGAAGCATACGTTGACAACGTGTATTGCGGAATGGGTTCAAGAAGCCTTGTGAGAGTAAAGTTTGTAATATTCAAGCTTTTATTCTTTGATAATGCTTCCTATAAAGACACCAGTGGGTGTACTGTGCTCCACCTAGTTGCATACTGTGTCCAAACTGCCAGAGACCTGGACGATCTGATGGAGCTTGCCAGGGTATTTATACGACATGGATGTCTAGTTGATGCGGTGAATAACAAAGGCGAAACTCTCCGTAGTATCTTGGAAGAGTATGAAATGAACGATTATGCAATTGATTCAGAGTTTATGGAGTTAGTGAGCACTCCAAGGACAGTACTTCGCCTGGAAGAGCTGGCCATCAGAACTGTCTTATGGCATCACATCAATTTTAGGGACAAAATTCCTCCAAGTTTATGTGAGATGATTGAAGAAGGAGTCAAGGATTCTGATCTAGAAAGGTGTAGTGATGACTCGGAGAAGGGAAGTGAGGATGATAGCATGGCTGAGAGCAAGGATAGAGAGGATGAAAGTGAAAACGACGACGAAGGAGACGATGAGGATGAGAGGGACGTTGACGATGAGGATGAGAGGGATGTTGACGATGAGGATGAGAGGGATGTTGACGATAAGGATGAGAGGGATGTTGACGATGAGGATGAGAGGGATGTTGACGATGAGGATGAGAGGGATGTTGACGATAAGGATGAGAGGTATGTTGACGATGAGGACGAGAGGTATGTTGACGATGAGGATGAGAGGGATGTTGACGATAAGGATGAGAGGTATGTTGACGATGAGGATGAGAGGTATGTTGACGATGAGGATGAGAGGGATGTTGACGATAAGGATGAGAGGTATGTTGACGATGAGGATGAGAGGTATGTTGACGATGAGGATGAGAGGTATGTTGACGATGAGGATGAGAGGTATGTTGACGATGAGGATGAGAGGGacgttgatgatgaagatgagagtgatgatgatgatagtgaggataattga